In Colletotrichum destructivum chromosome 8, complete sequence, the following proteins share a genomic window:
- a CDS encoding Putative LysM domain-containing protein, which translates to MRLQSFALLVAQLSWTVAAQSWDVEPPSTADPNTPSDCTWWHVAEASETCELIATSYGIDVSDFISFNPSLATSCNLVTSNSYCLERNWGIPPEVPVTTTTTSAASTPTSDPGNGVVTPTPIQDGMTKSCNKFYFVKSGDGCANIASNNGIALADFYSWNPAVGSTCGGLWANVYVCVGIVGGGTTVTTQPPASTTAPGNGISTPAPIQDGMTTSCNKFYFVKAGDGCATIASSNSIALSDFYSWNPAIGGTCGGLWANVYVCVGVIGGSSPTTTTSSASTTTAAGNGISTPTPIQEGMVGNCNRFYMVKTGDGCASVASANGIPLSDFYKWNPAVGDTCAGLWANVYVCVRVIGYTAPVTTTTAPPTTTTAPGNGISTPTPIQQGMVGNCNKFYKVKSGDGCAAIASSNGIALADLYKWNPAVGNTCASLWLDTYICVGVVGSTPQPTTTTTLATTTRSGNGVATPTPIQDGMTKNCKTFHLVVGGDTCYDIAAKAGITLSNFYAWNPAVGSSCASLWGQYYVCIAVL; encoded by the exons ATGAGACTCCAATCTTTCGCACTCCTTGTGGCCCAACTTTCGTggaccgtcgccgcccagtcATGGGATGTCGAGCCGCCTTCCACCGCAGATCCTAATACGCCATCGGACTGCACTTGGTGGCATGTTGCCGAAGCCTCTGAGACTTGTGAGCTGATTGCAACCTCTTACGGTATTGACGTTTCAGACTTCATCTCATTC AACCCCTCTCTGGCTACGTCCTGCAATCTTGTTACCTCCAACTCCTATTGCTTGGAGAGAAACTGGGGGATTCCTCCCGAAGTGCCGgttaccaccaccaccaccagtgccgcctcgacgccgaccaGCGATCCCGGAAATGGGGTCGTGACGCCAACTCCGATCCAGGACGGCATGACCAAGAGCTGCAATAAGTTCTATTTCGTCAAGTCCGGAGACGGATGTGCAAACATCGCCAGCAACAACGGCATCGCTCTTGCAGACTTCTACAGTTGGAACCCAGCAGTTGGAAGCACGTGCGGCGGTCTCTGGGCTAATGTGTATGTTTGCGTCGGTATTGTTGGCGGTGGAACAACCGTCACGACCCAGCCACCGGCATCGACAACTGCTCCCGGTAACGGTATTTCTACGCCGGCTCCCATCCAGGATGGCATGACGACCAGCTGCAACAAATTCTACTTTGTAAAGGCCGGAGACGGATGTGCCACCAtcgccagcagcaacagcatcgCCCTGTCCGATTTCTACTCCTGGAACCCGGCCATCGGGGGTACTTGCGGAGGACTCTGGGCTAATGTCTACGTCTGCGTCGGCGTCATTGGCGGCAGCAGTCCTACCACTACGAcctcatcggcatcaaccacgacggcggctggCAACGGTATCTCCACCCCTACGCCCATCCAGGAGGGCATGGTTGGTAACTGCAACCGCTTCTACATGGTCAAGACGGGTGACGGCTGCGCGTCAGTCGCTTCGGCTAACGGCATCCCGCTGTCCGACTTCTACAAGTGGAATCCCGCCGTGGGTGACACCTGCGCCGGTCTCTGGGCCAACGTCTACGTCTGCGTTCGCGTGATCGGATACACAGCCCCGGTCACCACCACGACGGctccgccaacgacgaccacGGCGCCGGGCAACGGCATCAGTACCCCCACGCCGATTCAACAGGGCATGGTCGGTAACTGTAACAAGTTCTACAAGGTCAAGAGTGGAGATGGTTGCGCGGCGATTGCATCTAGCAACGGtatcgccctcgccgacctgtACAAATGGAACCCGGCTGTTGGCAACACGTGCGCTAGCTTGTGGCTGGACACCTATATCtgcgttggcgtcgtcggctcGACACCACAACCTACTACAACTACTACTCTGGCAACGACCACCAGATCTGGCAATGGGGTCGCGACGCCCACGCCTATCCAAGACGGCATGACCAAAAACTGCAAGACCTTCCATCTGGTCGTCGGTGGTGACACGTGCTACGATATTGCGGCTAAGGCGGGCATCACCCTGAGCAACTTCTACGCCTGGAACCCAGCGGTCGGAAGCAGCTGTGCAAGCCTTTGGGGCCAGTACTATGTCTGTATTGCAGTACTCTGA
- a CDS encoding Putative ankyrin repeat-containing domain superfamily codes for MFTGVLLSGDRSDQTVLVFKLDPGPLSESSNASFPHSNESSTRNMEIYRNPEGSGSRVSLRSSRDWNHEIRNEFADAAETCFVRLATQHAAGYLSLSDYLDGVLSHLRKGAATHKWDVPPEDFSDLLELDLFAGAVKARHLDPAFVPLEEHDYAKAKLLASRSWTTSDPDEFDRLGREDQTGPSTLLPEISDLLLVICYARRHTLLFRHLIRLLPGPPDRSTFDLLNEMLLQPRTAYWTVIHQHSPKQQSNSADEITMWTDILNFGWVHDPVSSETQRFLHHGIRSQDPSVERDNSVAFGSQKLRDLHLALASRELYCDVASLGDHLANCRSLDQALDFLTVFPGNKVRPSGRDLYEWESGGLVGSIVDSSTLDGKLRTDIMRLALECIEGVDVNAPFNSNAWEDDLPGRKRTPRMTGLQVAASKGDRGLAEVLLQHGARTDVVEYITGLTAAGFARNNGHVDLAEWLDGLSPK; via the exons ATGTTTACCGGTGTTCTCTTGAGCGGGGATCGATCAGACCAGACCGTCTTAGTATTTAAGCTTGATCCCGGGCCGCTTAGCGAGTCGTCGAATGCTAGTTTCCCGCATTCCAACGAATCATCAACGCGCAACATGGAAATTTACAGGAATCCTGAAGGATCAGGGTCGAGAGTTTCTTTGCGCTCGTCCCGAGATTGGAACCACGAGATAAGGAACGAGTTTGCTGACGCTGCGGAAACCTGCTTCGTTCGGCTTGCCACACAGCATGCTGCAGGGTATCTCAGTCTGAGCGATTACTTGGACGGCGTGCTGTCTCACTTGAGAAAAGGAGCGGCAACGCACAAGTGGGATGTACCGCCAGAAGACTTCAGCGACCTACTAGAACTGGACCTCTTCGCGGGGGCTGTCAAAGCACGGCATCTCGATCCAGCTTTTGTTCCCTTGGAAGAACATG ACTACGCCAAGGCAAAACTTCTTGCTTCCAGATCATGGACAACAAGTGATCCAGACGAGTTCGACCGGCTCGGCCGAGAGGACCAGACCGGCCCCTCAACGTTGCTACCGGAGATTTCCGATCTTTTGTTGGTCATCTGCTACGCCAGGCGACACACACTCCTGTTTAGACACCTCATTCGTCTGTTGCCGGGGCCTCCCGACAGGTCTACCTTTGACCTTCTGAATGAGATGTTGCTTCAACCACGAACCGCCTACTGGACCGTAATACACCAACATTCCCCGAAACAACAGAGCAACTCAGCAGATGAGATAACTATGTGGACTGATATCCTTAACTTCGGCTGGGTGCATGATCCCGTGAGCTCGGAAACACAACGGTTCCTGCATCATGGGATACGCAGCCAAGATCCCAGTGTTGAGAGAGACAACAGCGTAGCGTTTGGGAGCCAGAAGCTGAGGGATCTTCACCTCGCGTTGGCCTCTAGGGAACTCTATTGTGACGTGGCATCGCTTGGCGATCATCTGGCGAATTGCAGATCTCTCGACCAAGCTCTCGACTTCCTCACGGTATTCCCCGGGAATAAAGTCAGGCCGTCGGGTCGTGACTTGTACGAATGGGAGTCTGGGGGCCTGGTGGGTAGCATCGTCGATTCCTCGACCCTGGATGGGAAGTTGCGAACGGACATCATGAGACTTGCTCTTGAGTGCATTGAAGGCGTGGATGTCAACGCCCCGTTTAATTCTAATGCATGGGAGGATGACTTGCCGGGGAGGAAACGGACGCCTCGCATGACCGGTCTACAGGTCGCAGCTTCCAAAGGGGACCGAGGGCTCGCCGAGGTTTTACTCCAACACGGAGCCCGGACTGATGTGGTGGAGTACATAACAGGGTTGACCGCAGCGGGATTTGCGCGGAACAACGGGCATGTGGACTTGGCAGAATGGCTTGACGGGTTGTCTCCGAAGTAA
- a CDS encoding Putative LysM domain-containing protein, with protein sequence MVVLTVALALLASHVPKALGLVYLANITNTPSGLSSSCIQVLKQGVDCDAVLLDIDAAFYETDAVLSSLCTTACTSALTTYQRRVSGACGTSRYTDHEGWSYLASYDFQERYEAYQAVCLQDSSGRRCNAAIRDALHMDPDAMTTSAAPARWLRLTHMSKEPTLACDSCFLSSIALRIQQPLASDELLASKFSSLTSSCGSTTIAITTPAETTWAIPPTSEPTSTPECVGTTYTLQSGDTCLSISKSRGVSTSQLLAANHLPAFCSNFPNSGTICIPDSVSCKPYEMVKGDKCRDVASKNGISWTQVVTWNPELGKACEYIDNFASRGYILCASNPGGSWVHPFPEDEVDMPSPKTTAIHPTPTVDFESFEAMPSPTRADLLPNLGLLKPLANGTRKDCANYAEAPIELNATITYDCQEVAAIYDVSVDDLKEWNPDLAVTPGLESTCELQGGYRYCVSPDERRWPDMTEYCVRETIAEPGWSCADYAFWYGVNVTHLNEWNPNIGGKCENFHTGQISSCTRWVIANATEAGVNPCDQFVNNIKIPKARFVAWNPSVGSDCSGVVKNYDYCVAIPTWQPPA encoded by the exons ATGGTGGTTCTTACAGTTGCCTTGGCCTTACTGGCTAGCCATGTTCCGAAGGCCTTAGGTCTTGTCTATCTTGCCAACATCACGAATACTCCCAGTGGCCTTTCCAGCTCCTGCATCCAAGTACTGAAACAAGGGGTCGACTGCGATGCCGTGCTTCTGGATATCGACGCTGCATTTTACGAAACTGATGCGGTGCTGAGTTCATTGTGCACAACCGCTTGTACTTCCGCTCTCACGACGTATCAGCGGAGAGTGTCTGGCGCATGCGGCACCAGCAGGTATACCGACCATGAAGGATGGTCGTATCTAGCCTCGTACGACTTTCAGGAGCGTTATGAGGCATACCAAGCTGTTTGTCTTCAGGACTC GTCTGGCCGAAGATGTAACGCTGCGATTCGCGACGCCCTTCACATGGATCCAGATGCGATGACAACATCGGCAGCCCCAG CCCGTTGGTTGCGACTAACACACATGAGCAAAGAGCCGACTCTCGCCTGCGACAGTTGCTTCCTCTCCAGTATTGCGTTGCGCATCCAACAACCCCTTGCGTCTGACGAGCTGTTGGCATCGAAATTTTCATCTTTGACATCGTCTTGCGGCAGCACCACAATTGCCATCACAACACCAGCAGAAACTACCTGGGCTATTCC CCCAACCTCAGAACCTACATCGACCCCTGAGTGTGTGGGAACGACATACACCTTGCAGTCTGGCGACACTTGCTTGAGTATTTCCAAGAGCCGCGGTGTCAGTACCTCACAGCTCCTGGCCGCCAACCACCTTCCGGCGTTCTGTTCCAACTTCCCCAATTCTGGAACGATCTGTATTCCCGACAGTGTTTCATGTAAGCCGTACGAGATGGTCAAGGGTGATAAATGCCGCGACGTCGCGTCGAAAAACGGCATCAGCTGGACGCAGGTCGTGACCTGGAACCCTGAACTCGGCAAAGCGTGCGAATACATCGACAACTTTGCGTCCAGAGGCTACATTCTCTGCGCCTCGAATCCCGGAGGATCTTGGGTTCACCCGttccccgaggacgaggtcgacatgCCTTCACCGAAAACAACCGCGATCCACCC CACGCCGACTGTGGACTTTGAGAGCTTTGAAGCTATGCCGAGCCCGACGCGCGCAGATTTGCTTCCTAACCTGGGCCTGCTGAAGCCACTAGCTAACGGAACACGCAAGGACTGCGCAAACTACGCAGAGGCGCCGATTGAGTTGAACGCTACGATCACATACGACTGCCAGGAAGTTGCCGCAATCTACGACGTCAGCGTGGATGACCTCAAGGAGTGGAACCCAGACCTCGCAGTCACTCCCGGCCTCGAAAGCACCTGCGAGCTCCAGGGCGGTTACCGCTACTGCGTGTCGCCCGACGAGCGACGATGGCCAGATATGACCGAGTACTGCGTCCGGGAGACCATCGCCGAGCCCGGATGGAGTTGCGCAGACTACGCATTCTGGTATGGGGTCAATGTGACACACCTCAACGAGTGGAATCCAAACATTGGGGGAAAATGCGAGAACTTCCACACAG GCCAAATCTCAAGCTGCACCCGCTGGGTCATTGCAAACGCCACCGAAG CTGGCGTCAACCCTTGCGATCAGTTCGTGAACAACATCAAGATTCCCAAGGCCCGCTTCGTGGCATGGAACCCCTCCGTAGGATCAGATT GCTCTGGTGTTGTCAAGAACTACGACTACTGTGTTGCCATTCCGACTTGGCAGCCGCCGGCGTAA
- a CDS encoding Putative chitin-binding, type 1, glycoside hydrolase family 18, catalytic domain-containing protein yields MGLYTVFDPPRTRLLSLRTIILFLSFFALSVFGSSLTPVSPNPSVSGHLLSERQTGCSNENPCRNPTACCNGKSGFCGYEEDHCGPDCVSDCDSKADCGAYADPPGKECPLKVCCNKWGNCGTTESFCGDGCQGNCEVPGITTGHDGDVRDLVIGYFESWILLRRGCSQRDISHIRFDSMTHINVAFGFIKPDTYEIHPMRGATIAGFQNVTNLKQQAPGLKVWLALGGWTFSDNGTDTQPVFGDIASTALKRSQFIDKLLRFMTEVSDFDEVWVIYADDSLSRVDIDWEYPGAPDRGGQTRDIQNFVLLMKDIWFRFQADGKGLGVSFTAPTSYWYMRWFDIGAVMPYVDWVNLMTYDIHGSWDEDSDWIGPYVYAHTNLTEIKHGLDLLWRNGVPANKVNLGLAFYGRTYKLEDPDCDTPGCPFADPGTAGQCSGTGGYMSYQDIEYTIQSNNPTPVYDEKEKVMYFKYRGDQWVSYDNEKTIREKVEFANDLGLRGLFIWAIDQDNLDNDLLNAVLQPEGLGKFKERNGVGADGSDWKKVDLDGRCFWSDCEGDCPTGTNKITTVRCARRKNSKTKDPMINLCCPLANSPDPETCRWSAPNLFGGLICESTNSCDVGEERIVTSQYYINGKNEHDACLEGDADYCCKIQDGGTQLCEWDEGNCIEVDQSQILKPKPKGDDPCGNGKKFTTFRKGKCKKNRWEALCCDSNIDTSSCRWRNDMNDRCNPECNHDEVKFGTHAEGGGRNCEWTVPGSQSIHNMQGQKSIVWPGLCCNRDAFKVELKSLPVPLENLFPDADEIPESDEQSFGVEVDQTMGGRKSGTGNDNPNLNSFGWHIMSGPEEQISSIDKRDGSHWEVFDCDEEFHDGRQHAKLVCTDDSEDSNCGTLFKGGVPNTVLEMPDHCGPGKYALAVDIDLVNDDVPVALPKLVKRKLQKRGMEFERPKVYNLTFDYDYSVLQGRQDNKVRLRVDYSDNPGYWNDIVASPPGKTKRDVAMEVDTEHGGSWESYLEHRWRIEKRSTPEHEKHLLHERWFSLWAVDWINKQKEVDLDYDLVRHSVRETFVWNLFRDSKSCPNMDVSAHIWTELTVNVDTSAVISLIGDLSNLKSFDQSHATFRNKGDVEVSFNFVANAELRFSTGPAELAGLAPLGASFKIPGILTCGPQFRLIGELNGKASIDANARISYKVAKWDFMQQYPPNEEWSDPFNPDKKDKANLENEQRGKSNSTKPQFSYNLHAEGMVEAVVTPMITFGIVFNSELGVPNAAIDMGVEASARLWGSGGTSDTVAWEYCYGAEAHWAVFGRASAPTLFNIPLSRRWDLASDTIDIIPSQCGSSED; encoded by the exons ATGGGGTTGTATACTGTGTTCGATCCGCCTCGAACTAGGCTACTTTCCCTGCGGACTATCATATTGTTCTTGTCATTCTTTGCGCTATCTGTTTTTGGCTCAAGCCTGACGCCTGTGTCTCCTAACCCGTCCGTTTCTGGGCATCTTCTTTCTGAACGTCAAACCGGATGCTCCAATGAAAACCCTTGCAGAAATCCCACTGCATGTTGTAACGGGAAAAG TGGCTTT TGTGGCTATGAGGAAGACCACTGCGGCCCTGATTGTGTTTCCGATTGTGACTCCAAAGCTGACTGCGGCGCGTACGCTGATCCGCCCGGCAAAGAATGCCCTCTGAAAGTGTGCTGCAACAAATGGGGCAACTGTGGCACCACCGAG TCTTTCTGCGGTGACGGATGCCAGGGCAACTGTGAAGTTCCCGGTATCACCACGGGGCATGACGGTGATGTTCgcgacctcgtcatcggctACTTTGAAAGCTGGATTCTCCTTCGGAGAGGCTGCTCGCAGAGAGATATCAGCCACATCCGCTTCGACTCCATGACACACATCAACGTGGCGTTTGGGTTCATCAAGCCCGACACATACGAGATTCATCCTATGCGCGGCGCAACCATCGCTGGTTTCCAGAACGTCACGAACCTCAAGCAGCAAGCGCCCGGTCTCAAGGTCTGGCTTGCTCTGGGCGGCTGGACCTTCAGCGACAACGGTACCGACACACAGCCAGTCTTCGGCGACATTGCCAGCACGGCACTCAAGCGAAGCCAGTTCATTGACAAGCTTCTACGATTCATGACAGAGGTCAGTGACTTCGATGAGGTCTGGGTAATATATGCTGAcgattctctctctcg AGTAGACATCGACTGGGAATACCCTGGTGCGCCCGACCGCGGTGGCCAGACCAGAGATATCCAGAACTTCGTTCTCTTGATGAAAGACATCTGGTTTCGTTTCCAGGCAGATGGGAAAGGACTAGGCGTCTCCTTTACCGCTCCGACCTCTTACTGGTACATGCGTTGGTTTGACATTGGCGCCGTCATGCCGTATGTTGACTGGGTCAACCTGATGACCTATGATAT TCACGGAAGTTGGGACGAAGACTCTGACTGGATCGGGCCGTACGTTTACGCCCATACCAACCTCACTGAGATAAAACACGGTCTCGATCTCTTGTGGAGAAACGGCGTGCCAGCTAATAAGGTCAACTTGGGCCTTGCCTTTTACGGCCGAACCTACAAGCTGGAAGATCCAGACTGCGATACTCCAGGGTGTCCCTTTGCAGACCCTGGAACGGCGGGGCAGTGCTCC GGAACTGGAGGCTATATGTCGTACCAAGACATCGAGTACACTATCCAGAGCAACAACCCAACTCCTGTCTATGATGAAAAGGAGAAAGTCATGTACTTCAA ATATCGGGGCGATCAATGGGTATCATATGACAACGAGAAAACCATTCGAGAAAAAGTCGAATTTGCCAATGACCTAGG ACTACGAGGACTCTTCATCTGGGCCATCGATCAGGACAACTTAGACAACGATCTTTTGAATGCTGTCTTGCAGCCTGAAGGCCTCGGGAAGTTCAAAGAGAGAAATGGAGTTGGCGCAGACGGGTCTGATTGGAAGAAGGTTGACCTTGACGGACGTTGTTTCTGGTCAG ACTGTGAGGGCGATTGTCCCACCGGGACGAACAAAATCACCACCGTTCGTTGTGCTCGAAGGAAGAActccaagaccaaggatCCCATGATCAACCTGTGCTGTCCTCTGGCAAACTCTCCAGACCCAGAAACCTGCCGCTGGAGCGCACCTAACCTTTTCGGCGGCTTGATCTGTGAGTCGACGAATTCCTGCGACGTTGGAGAGGAGCGCATCGTCACCAGCCAATACTACATCAACGGGAAGAACGAACACGACGCCTGCTTGGAGGGCGACGCGGACTACTGCTGCAAGATCCAGGACGGCGGCACGCAACTCTGCGAATGGGACGAGGGCAACTGCATCGAGGTGGACCAGAGCCAGATCCTCAAGCCAAAACCCAAGGGAGACGATCCATGCGGCAACGGGAAGAAGTTCACCACGTTCCGTAAGGGCAAGTGCAAGAAGAACCGCTGGGAGGCCCTCTGCTGCGACTCCAACATCGACACGTCGTCCTGCCGATGGCGAAACGACATGAACGACCGATGCAACCCTGAGTGCAACCATGACGAGGTCAAGTTTGGAACGCACGCCGAGGGTGGCGGCCGTAACTGCGAGTGGACCGTCCCcggctcccagtccatccaTAACATGCAGGGGCAGAAGTCGATCGTCTGGCCGGGTCTCTGCTGCAACCGCGACGCTTTCAAGGTGGAGCTCAAAAGCCTTCCCGTGCCGTTGGAGAACCTATTCCcagacgccgacgagatccCGGAATCCGACGAGCAGTCCTTcggtgtcgaggtcgaccagACCATGGGAGGTCGGAAGTCCGGAACCGGCAACGACAACCCCAACCTCAACTCCTTCGGCTGGCACATCATGTCGGGGCCTGAGGAGCAGATCAGCAGCATCGACAAGCGCGACGGCTCGCACTGGGAGGTCTTTGATTGCGATGAGGAGTTCCACGACGGTCGGCAACATGCCAAGCTGGTGTGCACCGACGATTCGGAGGACAGCAACTGTGGCACCCTCTTCAAGGGCGGCGTGCCCAACACGGTCCTGGAGATGCCGGACCATTGCGGTCCTGGCAAGTATGCTCTGGCGGTCGACATCGATCTGGTCAACGATGACGTCCCGGTGGCCCTGCCCAAGCTGGTGAAGAGAAAGCTCCAAAAGAGAGGGATGGAGTTTGAGAGGCCGAAGGTCTACAACCTGACCTTCGACTACGACTACTCCGTTCTTCAGGGCCGCCAGGACAACAAGGTCAGACTGCGGGTCGATTACAGCGACAATCCTGGTTATTGGAACGACATTGTTG CATCTCCTCCCGGCAAGACGAAGCGAGATGTTGCCATGGAAGTCGACACGGAGCACGGGGGCTCATGGGAGAGCTACCTGGAGCACCGATGGCGCATCGAGAAGCGTTCCACTCCCGAACATGAGAAACACCTCCTCCACGAGCGTTGGTTCTCCCTTTGGGCCGTGGACTGGAtcaacaagcagaaagaaGTCGATCTCGACtacgacctcgtccgccacaGCGTCCGGGAAACCTTTGTCTGGAACCTTTTCAGAGACAGCAAGTCGTGCCCCAACATGGACGTGTCCGCTCACATTTGGACCGAGTTGACCGTCAACGTCGATACCTCCGCTGTCATCAGTCTGATCGGTGACTTGTCCAACCTCAAGTCCTTTGATCAGTCTCACGCGACCTTCCGAAACAAGGGCGATGTCGAAGTCAGTTTCAACTTTGTGGCGAACGCCGAGTTGAGGTTCAGTACTGGACCTGCCGAACTTGCTG GACTTGCCCCGCTAGGTGCAAGCTTCAAGATTCCTGGAATATTGACTTGCGGCCCCCAATTCCGCTTGATTGGAGAGTTGAACGGAAAGGCATCAATTGATGC CAACGCCCGAATCTCCTACAAAGTGGCGAAATGGGACTTTATGCAGCAGTACCCGCCCAATGAGGAATGGTCAGATCCATTCAATCCG gacaagaaggacaaggcgAACCTCGAAAACGAGCAGAGAGGAAAGTCCAACAGCACGAAGCCGCAATTCTCATACAACCTGCACGCGGAAGGCATGGTAGAGGCCGTAGT CACCCCCATGATTACCTTTGGAATTGTCTTCAACAGTGAACTGGGCGTTCCGAATGCGGCA ATCGACATGGGCGTGGAGGCTTCTGCTCGTCTCtggggcagcggcggcaccaGCGATACCGTTGCCTGGGAGTACTGCTACGGAGCCGAGGCGCATTGGGCCGTTTTCGGTAGGGCATCGGCACC GACATTGTTCAACATTCCTCTGAGTCGGCGCTGGGACTTGGCCTCTGATACT ATCGACATCATACCTTCCCAGTGCGGTTCTTCGGAAGATTAA
- a CDS encoding Putative aldo-keto reductase, NADP-dependent oxidoreductase domain-containing protein has product MATTERKPLNLVLGAGNIGDASIDPSARFDTSDQVNAFLNAFLERGYYQIDTARAYSPSAPGTSEPRLGAVAAGARSTIDTKVTSKEPGSHTKAKILEEIDKSLEDLQIKQINIEYLHAPDRATPFEEACEAMDQAHREGKIKKWGLSNYRADEVQSFLDICEARGWVKPSVYQGHYNAIVRGSEKHLFPVLRKHGIAYYAYSPAGGGFFAGNHKNPAAGGRFDKSHFVGGMYSQLYLKPAITAATNKAIDLAAQHGIGGHAAALRWTAHHSILSAEHGDSVIVGASSVEQLKANLDIIEQGPLPQDVVSAVEAIYAEVGDEVPYHF; this is encoded by the exons ATGGCAACCACCGAGAGAAAACCACTGAACTTGGTTCTCGGAGCCGGAAAC ATTGGTGATGCTTCCATCGACCCCTCGGCCCGCTTTGACACCTCGGATCAGGTGAATGCTTTCTTAAACGCCTTCTTAGAGCGCGGCTACTACCAGATCGACACGGCGCGAGCGTATTCGCCCAGTGCTCCAGGAACCTCGGAACCTCGACTTGGAGCGGTCGCTGCGGGAGCTCGTTCCACCATCGACACTAAAGTCACTTCCAAAGAGCCCGGCAGCCACACAAAGGCAAAGATCCTCGAGGAAATTGACAAGTCCCTTGAGGATCTGCAGATCAAACAGATCAATATCGAGTACCTGCATGCGCCGGACCGGGCCACGCCATTCGAGGAAGCATGCGAGGCCATGGACCAAGCCCACAGGGAGGGCAAAATCAAGAAATGGGGCCTCTCGAATTACAgggccgacgaggtccagAGCTTCCTCGACATCTGCGAGGCACGAGGCTGGGTCAAGCCCAGCGTCTACCAAGGCCACTATAACGCCATTGTGCGCGGCAGCGAGAAGCATCTGTTCCCCGTCTTGCGCAAGCACGGCATAGCCTATTACGCCTACAGCCCTGCAGGTGGCGGCTTTTTTGCTGGCAACCACAAGAATCCGGCCGCGGGAGGGCGCTTCGACAAATCG CATTTCGTAGGCGGCATGTACAGCCAGCTCTACCTCAAGCCTGCCATCACGGCGGCCACTAATAAGGCCATCGACTTGGCTGCCCAGcacggcatcggcggccaCGCAGCGGCGCTTCGCTGGACGGCGCACCACAGTATCCTGAGCGCCGAGCACGGGGACTCCGTCATCGTGGGTGCTAGCAGTGTGGAGCAGCTGAAGGCCAACCTCGATATAATCGAGCAGGGCCCACTGCCGCAGGACGTTGTATCTGCGGTCGAGGCAATCTACGCTGAAGTTGGGGATGAGGTGCCATACCATTTTTAG